A section of the Candidatus Moraniibacteriota bacterium genome encodes:
- a CDS encoding 50S ribosomal protein L25, which translates to MDILKLNVLERKESGKALAKLRKDGLIPAVRYGHGKDSVNLSVPYIDFSKLYKAAGESTLVELSFAGQKPVNTLIHDVQVDPLSGRFTHIDFYQVNMDEEIETEVALEFVGESPAVKALGGVLIRNLDEVKVKCLPKNLPHSFVIDLAQLVDFDSQVKVSDIPLPEGVEMLDALDAIVATVMRPRTDAEMSSLEEKVEMDVTKVEGVVKETPEGAAPAEGGKVDAKKEEKK; encoded by the coding sequence ATGGACATCTTGAAACTGAATGTGCTCGAACGAAAGGAATCAGGCAAGGCACTCGCGAAGCTTCGCAAGGACGGTCTCATCCCGGCAGTTCGGTATGGGCATGGCAAGGATTCGGTGAATCTCTCGGTCCCATACATAGATTTTTCAAAGTTGTATAAAGCGGCGGGTGAAAGTACGCTTGTCGAACTTTCTTTTGCTGGGCAGAAACCGGTGAATACGCTTATCCATGATGTCCAGGTTGACCCGCTCTCCGGGCGTTTCACCCATATCGACTTCTACCAGGTAAACATGGACGAAGAAATCGAGACGGAAGTCGCACTTGAATTCGTCGGTGAGTCTCCGGCGGTGAAGGCACTCGGCGGCGTGCTCATCCGGAACCTCGATGAAGTGAAGGTAAAGTGTCTCCCGAAAAATTTGCCCCACTCATTTGTTATCGATCTTGCTCAGCTCGTGGACTTTGACAGTCAGGTGAAAGTTTCCGATATTCCTTTGCCGGAGGGTGTGGAGATGCTCGACGCTCTCGATGCGATCGTCGCGACGGTCATGCGGCCGCGCACCGATGCCGAGATGTCGTCCCTCGAAGAAAAAGTCGAGATGGATGTGACCAAGGTGGAGGGCGTCGTAAAAGAGACGCCGGAAGGGGCGGCTCCAGCCGAAGGTGGCAAGGTGGACGCCAAGAAAGAGGAGAAGAAATAA
- a CDS encoding DUF1653 domain-containing protein, which produces MKGHVVPLPAGAPKEGEIYRHYKGDSYRVKSLALHSNDEEWMVVYEPLYEHPDAPLFTRPLREWREMVAWEEKSVTRFTLA; this is translated from the coding sequence ATGAAAGGCCATGTCGTACCACTACCCGCAGGTGCCCCGAAAGAGGGTGAGATCTATCGTCACTACAAGGGTGACTCGTATCGTGTGAAGTCTCTCGCCTTGCATTCCAATGATGAGGAGTGGATGGTAGTGTATGAACCGCTGTATGAGCATCCGGATGCGCCGCTCTTCACCCGGCCGCTCCGTGAGTGGCGCGAGATGGTCGCGTGGGAGGAAAAATCAGTCACGCGCTTTACCCTCGCTTGA
- a CDS encoding helix-turn-helix domain-containing protein, with protein MVNDGFIRKKVESLTLGEKLKKLRQQYRMSYTEIAKATRIQAKYLEYLENGEYGKLPAEVYVRGFLKSYARHLGLEEGAFLKLYDKERHIRMNLGHEPGPKESVRYPAMNAWIITPRTLLVTLLVLVLGGTFAYLFSEFRSFVAEPRLVISDPISGATIDGSVIALRGQTDPGTVVTANGEPVFVGSAGEFNEEITLQQGMNRIVIRATNRFDKTKEETVAIESRTESHTSEPAVTETHLPGFVFTVRAVAEAVDVTLASGETVLYSGTLLPGKEQRFAGLIDPVRLSTDDASHTETSFDDGPAELVGKEAVPVSGKIYTKDAVSANP; from the coding sequence ATGGTGAATGATGGTTTTATCCGAAAGAAAGTCGAATCGCTGACCCTGGGAGAGAAGTTGAAGAAACTCCGCCAGCAGTACCGCATGAGCTATACCGAGATCGCCAAGGCAACTCGGATTCAGGCGAAGTATTTGGAGTATCTTGAGAACGGGGAATACGGGAAGTTGCCAGCCGAGGTGTATGTCAGAGGGTTTCTGAAGAGCTATGCGCGGCATCTCGGCCTCGAGGAGGGTGCGTTTTTGAAGTTGTATGACAAAGAGCGACATATCCGGATGAACCTCGGCCATGAGCCAGGGCCCAAGGAATCGGTCCGGTATCCGGCAATGAACGCATGGATCATCACCCCGCGGACTTTGCTCGTCACGCTCCTCGTGCTGGTCCTCGGTGGGACGTTTGCGTATCTGTTTTCTGAATTTCGGAGCTTTGTAGCTGAGCCGCGTCTCGTCATCAGTGACCCGATCTCAGGTGCTACAATAGACGGGTCTGTCATCGCCCTGCGTGGCCAGACCGATCCCGGGACTGTTGTTACAGCGAATGGCGAGCCGGTTTTTGTCGGGAGTGCGGGTGAGTTCAATGAAGAAATCACTCTCCAACAGGGTATGAACCGCATCGTCATCCGGGCGACCAACCGGTTTGACAAGACGAAAGAGGAGACTGTGGCGATCGAAAGCCGAACGGAGAGCCATACTTCTGAACCGGCCGTGACAGAGACTCACCTGCCAGGCTTTGTGTTCACAGTCCGTGCCGTCGCGGAGGCGGTGGATGTGACTCTTGCGAGCGGTGAGACAGTGTTGTATAGTGGCACCTTGCTCCCTGGGAAGGAGCAGCGGTTTGCTGGCCTCATTGATCCAGTGCGACTGTCGACCGACGATGCGTCGCACACGGAGACAAGTTTCGATGATGGTCCAGCTGAGCTGGTTGGGAAAGAAGCCGTCCCCGTCAGTGGGAAGATATATACAAAGGATGCGGTCAGTGCTAATCCATAA
- the recA gene encoding recombinase RecA has translation MIMKLGDVRKVDVEAIPTGSLSLDIALGIGGVPRGRIVEVYGPESSGKTTLTLHTIANAQKAGGVAAFIDAEHALDPEYAKRIGVNVNELLISQPDSGEQALDIVETLVRSNAVDIIVVDSVAALVPRAEIEGEMGDQHVGRQARLMSQALRKLTAIISRSNVVVVFINQLRMKIGVMFGNPETTTGGNALKFYSSVRIEVRKSAQVKKGEEVVGNQVNVKVVKNKVAPPFRTTSFFIMYNEGISWSDDVLDTGVKYEVIKKQGNTHSFGEVKLGVGREQTRAFLKENPKVGKEIEKAIWKRVKEIEVESSK, from the coding sequence ATGATCATGAAACTCGGCGATGTCCGGAAGGTGGATGTCGAGGCGATTCCGACGGGATCGCTGTCGCTCGACATCGCGCTCGGTATCGGTGGCGTCCCGCGCGGCCGTATCGTCGAAGTCTATGGTCCGGAGTCTTCAGGCAAGACGACCTTGACGCTGCACACGATTGCCAATGCCCAGAAGGCGGGGGGTGTTGCAGCCTTCATCGATGCGGAACATGCACTCGATCCGGAGTATGCAAAGCGCATCGGCGTGAATGTAAACGAACTGCTTATTTCTCAGCCGGATTCAGGCGAGCAGGCGCTCGATATCGTCGAGACACTCGTGCGTTCGAACGCCGTCGATATCATCGTCGTCGACTCGGTCGCCGCGCTCGTGCCGCGGGCGGAAATCGAGGGGGAGATGGGTGATCAGCATGTCGGCCGGCAAGCGCGACTCATGAGTCAGGCACTCCGGAAATTGACCGCTATTATCTCGCGCTCCAATGTCGTCGTCGTTTTCATCAATCAGTTGCGCATGAAGATCGGCGTCATGTTCGGCAATCCCGAGACAACGACCGGCGGCAATGCGTTGAAATTTTACTCATCCGTCCGGATCGAAGTCAGGAAGAGTGCTCAGGTGAAGAAGGGTGAGGAAGTCGTCGGCAATCAGGTCAATGTGAAAGTTGTGAAGAACAAAGTGGCCCCGCCGTTCCGGACGACATCGTTCTTCATCATGTACAACGAAGGTATCTCGTGGAGCGATGACGTGCTCGATACCGGGGTGAAATATGAAGTCATCAAGAAGCAGGGGAACACGCATTCCTTTGGTGAGGTGAAGCTTGGCGTCGGCCGGGAGCAGACACGAGCGTTCCTCAAGGAGAATCCGAAAGTTGGCAAAGAAATTGAGAAGGCTATCTGGAAGCGGGTAAAGGAGATCGAAGTCGAGTCTTCCAAGTAG
- a CDS encoding four helix bundle protein, which yields MASISLGSRTIATILKLVRGLPKEYRYELGSQLVRSSLSVVLNIAEGSGKASDREMNRFLEIALGSLYETLAAVETFKEMKLVDEDEFSQIRERVSVIANQIGGFKKKLDS from the coding sequence ATGGCCAGTATATCGCTCGGCTCAAGAACTATTGCCACGATACTGAAACTGGTTCGTGGATTGCCGAAGGAATATCGTTACGAACTCGGTAGCCAGCTCGTCCGCTCGTCATTATCAGTAGTGTTGAATATCGCTGAAGGAAGCGGCAAAGCATCGGACAGAGAGATGAACCGCTTTCTCGAGATCGCTCTCGGCTCGCTCTACGAAACGCTTGCAGCCGTTGAAACATTCAAAGAGATGAAACTGGTTGATGAAGATGAATTTTCCCAAATACGTGAGAGGGTGAGCGTGATAGCAAACCAAATCGGTGGTTTCAAGAAGAAATTGGATTCATAA
- a CDS encoding aminoacyl-tRNA hydrolase, with protein MTTLLVGLGNPGPEYVRTRHNLGFLALDWLRERFDAPAFQPEAKFFADLSSVMQEGNKFILAKPTTFMNESGRSVRAILDYYKLGIDTLIVIHDDLDIAPSTLRTTDSSRAAGHNGVQDIIDTLGTQDFFRIRLGIGRPAEVEGVCPPETLREPGVSVRAGIPSHDYVLGHLSDEEYTKLEALFTEMEKVLRSRLAT; from the coding sequence ATGACCACCCTCCTCGTCGGCCTCGGCAATCCCGGACCAGAATACGTACGGACTCGCCACAATCTCGGTTTTCTCGCACTCGACTGGCTCCGGGAACGGTTCGACGCGCCTGCGTTCCAGCCGGAAGCAAAATTTTTCGCCGACCTCTCGTCCGTGATGCAAGAGGGAAACAAGTTTATCCTCGCCAAGCCGACGACCTTCATGAATGAATCCGGCCGGTCTGTCCGCGCTATCCTCGACTACTACAAACTCGGAATCGATACACTCATCGTCATTCACGACGATCTCGACATCGCACCCAGCACGCTCCGTACCACCGACTCATCGCGCGCTGCCGGACACAATGGCGTGCAGGATATCATCGACACGCTCGGGACTCAGGATTTCTTCCGTATCCGCCTCGGCATCGGCCGGCCCGCAGAAGTGGAAGGTGTCTGCCCGCCCGAAACGCTCCGAGAGCCAGGCGTATCGGTGCGGGCGGGCATCCCGAGCCACGACTATGTGCTCGGACATCTTTCGGACGAAGAATACACGAAACTCGAGGCGCTGTTCACCGAGATGGAGAAAGTACTCCGATCCCGCCTCGCGACTTGA
- the efp gene encoding elongation factor P has product MLNLTEIKTGKRILWNEEPYVVVEYQHSFLGRGGAVMRTKLKNLLSGAIIDYTFQDKDKVEEAEVAKSKAQYLYHTGDEYSFMDMADYDQFTLDKDTLGPLAEYLIDGTEVTMLNWNGQPLNIELPIKMTFTVADAPPGLKGDTASGGDKVVTLETGMTLTTPLFIKTGDRVIVNTEKGTYVSRA; this is encoded by the coding sequence ATGCTCAATCTGACTGAAATTAAAACGGGTAAGAGGATTCTCTGGAACGAGGAGCCGTATGTCGTCGTGGAATACCAGCACAGCTTTCTCGGCCGCGGCGGGGCGGTGATGCGGACGAAGTTGAAAAATCTGCTCTCGGGCGCGATCATCGACTACACCTTTCAGGACAAAGATAAGGTAGAGGAGGCGGAAGTGGCGAAGTCGAAGGCGCAGTACCTCTATCACACGGGCGACGAGTACTCCTTCATGGATATGGCGGACTATGACCAGTTCACCCTCGACAAGGATACGCTCGGACCATTGGCCGAATACCTCATCGATGGGACGGAAGTCACGATGCTGAATTGGAACGGCCAGCCGCTCAATATCGAGCTCCCCATCAAGATGACCTTCACCGTCGCCGATGCCCCGCCGGGGCTCAAAGGGGATACGGCTTCGGGCGGGGACAAGGTCGTGACGCTCGAGACAGGCATGACACTCACCACCCCACTCTTCATCAAGACGGGAGACCGAGTGATCGTGAATACGGAAAAGGGGACCTACGTCTCGCGAGCTTAG
- a CDS encoding 30S ribosomal protein S18, with the protein MTLDQDSRKKLGRIDYKDAYFLRRFLNSQGKIYPPKRFGLTSTEQRNLSLAIKRARFMALIPYVVK; encoded by the coding sequence ATGACCCTCGACCAAGACTCACGAAAGAAGCTCGGCCGCATCGACTACAAGGATGCATACTTTCTCCGGCGCTTTCTCAATTCCCAAGGCAAGATCTATCCACCGAAGCGTTTCGGTTTGACTTCGACGGAGCAACGCAATCTCTCGCTCGCGATCAAGCGGGCGCGGTTTATGGCGCTGATCCCGTACGTCGTGAAGTAA
- a CDS encoding single-stranded DNA-binding protein: MNVNKVILVGRLTRDPEIRTTPTGQSVATIGMATNNFWTDKGGQKQEKTEFHTVILWGRQAEIAGQYLTKGQECFIEGRLQTREYTAKDGSQRRVTEVVGETMQLGSRAQGASAGSAPRPQSSGSAAAPKNAAPINEEEIPTINLDDEKEIKIEDVPF; the protein is encoded by the coding sequence ATGAACGTGAACAAAGTCATCCTCGTCGGTCGACTGACTCGTGATCCGGAGATCCGCACGACACCGACGGGGCAGAGTGTCGCGACTATCGGCATGGCGACCAATAATTTCTGGACGGACAAGGGTGGTCAGAAGCAGGAGAAGACTGAATTCCACACCGTCATCCTCTGGGGGCGGCAAGCAGAGATCGCCGGGCAGTACCTGACCAAGGGGCAGGAGTGCTTCATCGAGGGGCGGCTCCAGACACGCGAGTACACCGCCAAGGACGGCAGTCAGCGCCGCGTCACCGAGGTCGTCGGCGAGACTATGCAGCTTGGTTCGCGAGCCCAGGGCGCATCGGCGGGTAGTGCTCCGCGGCCACAGTCGAGCGGTTCGGCCGCAGCGCCCAAGAATGCTGCACCGATCAATGAAGAGGAGATCCCGACCATCAATCTCGACGATGAGAAGGAAATCAAGATCGAAGACGTCCCGTTCTAA
- a CDS encoding lytic murein transglycosylase, with translation MAAADSGEIKDDISDVEKKLKAAEAKKKALESELAGINASLSSTQRAIAETQIKIQQAANTIERKEAEVALLEEQIVDKKELITGLMRELYYQGEWPLPRVLVAEERFTDVVNDPDKLLTVGEKISSMLESLSLTQADTESEKLSLEDAKKDHETLLQKKAIEKNVLVSDQQETLEDVEDVAKTVSRLQKELNELQSDLNALTGGSYDAGDIKEAVTYASGKTGVPKGFLMGMLKMETNLGKNVGGCTYAEVEKGAEARYKSGKLSKASWATFQRRREVFKSITKELGYDYKKKKVSCNPSGYTGTGGAMGVAQFMPDTWMGYKSQVASKTGHNPPDPWNLTDGVMAMATKLSKTPGVTSGSRSAWKKAAASYLGTSYAPYINGVLYWADNYKKLF, from the coding sequence TTGGCTGCCGCTGATTCGGGTGAGATCAAAGATGATATTTCCGATGTCGAGAAGAAGCTCAAGGCGGCAGAAGCCAAAAAGAAAGCGCTCGAATCCGAACTCGCCGGCATCAATGCCTCGCTCTCGTCGACGCAGCGCGCGATCGCGGAAACACAGATCAAGATCCAGCAGGCGGCGAATACCATCGAGCGGAAAGAAGCCGAGGTTGCTTTGCTCGAAGAACAGATCGTAGATAAGAAGGAGCTCATCACTGGCCTCATGCGGGAATTGTACTACCAGGGGGAGTGGCCTTTGCCTCGTGTCCTGGTCGCCGAGGAGCGGTTCACGGATGTGGTCAATGATCCGGACAAGCTCTTGACTGTCGGAGAGAAGATTTCTTCCATGCTCGAATCGCTCTCGCTGACTCAGGCAGATACGGAATCCGAAAAGCTCTCACTTGAGGATGCGAAGAAGGATCATGAGACGCTCCTTCAGAAAAAGGCCATCGAGAAGAATGTACTCGTTTCTGATCAGCAGGAGACGCTTGAGGATGTCGAAGATGTCGCCAAGACGGTGTCTCGTCTCCAGAAGGAGCTGAATGAATTGCAGAGCGACTTGAATGCCTTGACAGGCGGGTCATATGATGCAGGGGACATCAAGGAAGCCGTCACCTATGCCAGTGGGAAGACCGGTGTCCCGAAGGGCTTCCTCATGGGGATGCTGAAGATGGAGACCAACCTCGGAAAAAACGTCGGTGGTTGCACCTATGCCGAGGTGGAGAAGGGAGCGGAAGCACGCTACAAGTCAGGGAAACTTTCCAAGGCTTCCTGGGCGACGTTTCAGCGTCGACGCGAAGTCTTCAAGTCGATCACGAAGGAACTCGGTTACGATTACAAAAAGAAAAAAGTTTCCTGTAATCCGAGTGGCTACACGGGGACCGGCGGTGCGATGGGGGTGGCGCAGTTCATGCCGGACACCTGGATGGGGTACAAATCCCAGGTCGCGTCAAAGACCGGACACAATCCGCCGGACCCGTGGAACCTGACCGATGGCGTCATGGCGATGGCCACCAAATTGTCCAAGACGCCGGGTGTCACGAGTGGCAGTCGGAGTGCCTGGAAGAAAGCAGCCGCCTCCTACCTCGGCACGAGCTATGCCCCCTATATCAACGGCGTCCTCTACTGGGCGGACAATTACAAGAAACTGTTCTGA
- the gyrB gene encoding DNA topoisomerase (ATP-hydrolyzing) subunit B — protein sequence MAKPKTVDSNYNAKSIQVLEGLDPVRKRPGMYIGGTSPEGLHHLIWEVVNNSIDEAMAGYATDIVVRLLPDNWVEVIDNGRGIPVEIHPQTKKSTLETVLTVLHAGGKFGGEGGYKISGGLHGVGVSVVNALSLHTRVTVELQGKIWVQEFKQGKPKASVKAIGKTDKTGTTVAFQADPEIFPEIEYSWSKILEYVRYQAFLTKGVKILCEDRRKVVTEKDEHLAVRHGFYFDSGIISFVKFLNRGKDVKNDMPFYVEKTVDDIFVEASLQYTDSFKEHLFSFANNIVNPGGGTHVTGFKMALTRVMNDYAKKNNLIKEKEGAFSAEDLREGLTAVVSVKLANPQFEGQTKDKLNNSEVRGAVQSVVAEAFADYLETHPNNARAIVDKCVLTVRARIAARAAKDAVIRKGALEGMTLPGKLADCSSRDASRSEVYIVEGDSAGGSAKQGRNREFQAILPLRGKLVNVEKTTIDKVVKSDTLKPIIIALGVGIGETLDISRLRYHKVIIMADADVDGSHIRTLLLTFFYRYYESLVRGGYIYIAQPPLYRLQKAKDIRYAYTEEEKDRVVEDMKAIAEANKTAKAAKKKVAEAKEEIVAEVPENAEANSEGGENVFGINIQRYKGLGEMNPEQLWETTMDPDRRLMLQVTIDDAEEADRLFDVLMGNEVEPRRRFIQTHAKNVKNLDV from the coding sequence ATGGCCAAACCAAAAACCGTAGACAGCAATTATAATGCGAAGTCCATCCAGGTCCTGGAAGGGCTTGATCCGGTGCGGAAGCGTCCCGGTATGTATATCGGCGGCACCTCGCCCGAGGGTCTGCACCATCTCATCTGGGAAGTCGTGAACAATTCGATCGACGAGGCGATGGCTGGATATGCGACGGACATCGTCGTGCGGCTCCTGCCGGATAATTGGGTCGAAGTGATCGACAATGGTCGCGGCATCCCGGTAGAGATCCACCCTCAGACCAAAAAATCCACGCTTGAGACGGTGCTCACGGTATTGCATGCCGGTGGTAAGTTCGGCGGCGAGGGCGGCTACAAGATCTCCGGCGGCCTCCATGGTGTCGGCGTATCTGTCGTGAATGCCTTGTCTCTCCACACGCGCGTGACCGTCGAGCTGCAGGGCAAGATCTGGGTACAGGAATTCAAGCAGGGTAAACCAAAAGCGAGCGTGAAAGCGATTGGCAAGACCGATAAGACTGGTACGACAGTGGCGTTTCAGGCTGACCCGGAAATCTTCCCGGAAATCGAATATTCTTGGAGCAAGATTCTCGAGTATGTCCGTTATCAGGCATTCCTGACCAAGGGTGTGAAGATACTCTGTGAGGATCGGCGGAAGGTTGTGACCGAAAAGGATGAGCACCTCGCCGTCCGGCACGGCTTTTACTTCGATTCAGGTATCATCTCGTTTGTGAAGTTTCTGAACCGTGGTAAGGATGTGAAGAACGACATGCCGTTCTATGTCGAGAAGACCGTCGACGATATCTTTGTCGAGGCGTCGCTTCAGTATACGGATAGTTTCAAAGAACACCTGTTTTCGTTTGCCAATAATATCGTGAACCCGGGCGGCGGCACGCATGTTACCGGATTCAAGATGGCACTGACTCGCGTCATGAATGACTATGCGAAAAAGAACAACCTGATCAAGGAGAAGGAAGGGGCGTTTTCCGCCGAAGATCTCCGTGAGGGACTGACGGCCGTCGTCTCGGTGAAGCTCGCGAACCCACAGTTCGAGGGACAGACCAAGGACAAGCTCAATAATTCCGAAGTCCGTGGGGCAGTGCAGTCCGTCGTCGCCGAAGCCTTTGCTGACTATCTCGAGACACACCCGAACAATGCACGAGCCATCGTCGACAAATGTGTTCTGACCGTCCGTGCTCGAATCGCCGCTCGTGCTGCCAAGGACGCGGTCATTCGAAAAGGCGCGCTCGAGGGCATGACCTTGCCGGGCAAGCTTGCTGACTGCTCGAGCCGGGATGCGAGCCGATCCGAAGTGTACATCGTCGAGGGAGATTCGGCCGGTGGCAGTGCCAAGCAGGGGCGCAACCGCGAGTTCCAGGCGATACTGCCTTTGCGCGGCAAATTGGTGAATGTGGAGAAGACGACAATCGACAAGGTCGTGAAGTCGGATACACTGAAGCCGATCATCATCGCACTCGGTGTCGGGATCGGTGAGACGCTCGACATCTCACGCCTCCGTTACCACAAAGTCATCATCATGGCGGACGCCGACGTCGACGGTTCGCATATCCGGACGCTGCTCCTCACATTCTTCTACCGCTACTATGAATCCCTGGTCCGGGGTGGGTATATCTATATCGCACAGCCGCCGCTCTATCGTCTCCAGAAAGCGAAAGACATCCGATACGCCTATACCGAAGAAGAAAAGGATCGCGTCGTCGAAGACATGAAGGCGATCGCGGAAGCGAACAAGACTGCCAAAGCGGCCAAGAAGAAAGTCGCCGAAGCGAAGGAAGAAATTGTCGCCGAGGTCCCGGAGAACGCTGAGGCCAACAGTGAGGGCGGAGAAAACGTCTTCGGTATCAATATCCAGCGCTACAAAGGTCTCGGAGAAATGAACCCGGAGCAGCTCTGGGAGACGACCATGGATCCGGATCGTCGACTGATGCTCCAGGTCACGATTGATGATGCAGAGGAAGCCGATCGCCTCTTCGATGTCCTCATGGGCAATGAGGTCGAACCGCGCCGTCGCTTCATCCAGACGCATGCGAAGAACGTAAAGAACCTGGATGTGTAA
- a CDS encoding 30S ribosomal protein S6 produces the protein MREYELFYLIGESKEPSLDAIRTEVEAICREEGAEFLAPETQDKRKLAYEVGDETRGIYIARRFTLPDKSELSAKEFEVEMAKGDAITRMNRKFALSKTVLRVLIMRADTLPELKPIERTEYTKKDPRARGNFRRERPTGDAHSATTSPAPTPVAPAKEASKEEIDAQLKAKLDI, from the coding sequence ATGCGCGAGTACGAACTATTTTATTTGATCGGAGAGAGCAAGGAGCCGAGCCTCGATGCGATTCGAACCGAGGTCGAGGCAATCTGTCGCGAGGAAGGAGCAGAGTTTCTCGCGCCAGAGACTCAGGACAAGCGCAAGCTCGCCTATGAGGTCGGAGATGAGACACGGGGTATCTATATCGCCCGCCGTTTCACATTGCCAGACAAGAGTGAGCTCTCGGCGAAAGAGTTTGAGGTTGAAATGGCGAAGGGTGATGCGATCACGCGGATGAACCGGAAGTTTGCGTTGTCGAAGACCGTGCTACGCGTGCTCATCATGCGGGCGGACACGTTGCCGGAACTGAAGCCGATCGAGCGGACCGAATACACGAAGAAAGACCCGCGCGCCCGGGGCAACTTCCGTCGCGAACGGCCGACAGGTGATGCACACAGTGCGACCACATCGCCAGCACCTACCCCAGTGGCACCTGCCAAAGAGGCGAGCAAAGAGGAAATCGATGCTCAGTTGAAGGCAAAACTAGATATCTAA